A segment of the Juglans regia cultivar Chandler chromosome 15, Walnut 2.0, whole genome shotgun sequence genome:
TGAGTTGTCTGTATGGGTGGTGGGATTGGGATTAGATGATGGTGTCGCATCATGAGGGGTGTCAATGTGTTGAGTGTGTAGGTGGGGGTCAAAAATTGGAGGTGAGAATGATGGTGGCTGGATAAGGGTGGACAAGTCAGGTGTAGatttgtttggttgtttgagGGGAAATATTTCTTCATGGAAGGTGACATCTCGGGAGATGAATATTTGCTGAGTTGTGAGGTCCAGTAATTTGTAGCCTTTGACTCCGTATGGATAGCCAAGAAACACGCATTTTCGAGCTTGGGGTTCAAATTTGCGTCGAGCATGTGAAAGCGTGGAGGCAAAGCAGAGGCAGCCGAAGGTTTTCAAGTGGGAGTAGGAAGGCTTGGTTTGATAAAGAAGTTCAAATGGGGTTTTGTAGTTGAGTGTGGGGGTAGGTGTCCGATTGATTAAATATACGGCAGTAGTGACAAAATTAGACCAATATCGAAGGGATAATCCAGACTGAAATTTGAGAGCACGAGCTACGTTAAGTATATGTTGGTGTTTGCGCTCGGCAAgtgcattttgttgaggtgtggCAATGCATGTGGTTTGATGGACAACACCTTTGGAATTATAGAAAGCTGGCATTTGAAATTCAATGCCATTATCGGATCGaatggttttgattttggtgCTGAACTGAGTTtcgatgagaaagaaaaaatttaaaatggagGTCCGAGCTTCAGATTTTGCTTGCAGTAGATAAAGCCAGGTGCACCTTGTGAATTGGTCGACAATGGTGAGAAAGTACTTAGCACCATTGTATGAAGGTGTCTGGTTAGGTCCCCAAATGTCCATTGACACAACATCAAACGCTTTGGTGGCTTTGGAGTCTGCATCCGGAAATGGTAATCTGTGTTGTTTTGCAAGAGGGCATATATCACAAATGAATTTCGATTGATCCGAAGGATTAGAACTGGAATGATCATCATGCAATATATATTGAACCATGGAGCTATGTCCAAGTCTATAATGCCCTAATGCAAATTTATCCAACTTGAAAGCAGTAGTGTGATTGACTGAAATTGAAGGAaataatgaatgaaaatggtgtTGCAGAGTTTCTGGTTTTGGTCTGGACAGTTGTAGGTGATACAAGCCATCATGCACCGTCCCCACTCCAATCGTCATCCATAATGAAAGGTCCTGAATATagcaagaatttgagaaaaataacaGACAGCAATTAGAGTGATGTGTTAAGGATTTGGCAGAAattaaatggaaagaaaaatcagGTACATATAAAACACGGCGAAGAATTAAGTGAGGTGATAGTTGCACATCACCAATTTGTGTAGCAGTAGTGGTAGATCCATTGGGAAGCTTGATGATGCGGGAAATAGAATCGATGTTATGAGTGAAGAATTTGGGgctacagatcatatgatctgtggCACCCGTGTCAATAATCCAAGATGTTGGTCCTTTTAATGTTGAGTTGTGTGCGTGCATGACAGTGGAATGAAAATTACCAGAGACAGGAGGTGAAGTGGTATTGGCGGTATTTGCAGCAGGCGTGTTAGCAGTAGAGATTGTAGCATCACCACAAGGAGGATGGAGTAAGGCAAGGAGATGATTATACTGCTCTCGAGTAATAGGTAGACCATTGATAATTTCCTCCTGCGCAAGGGAAGATTGATTAGCTGAGGATTTAATTTTGGAACTAGACTTGTGGCCGGGAGGGAATCCATGCAATCTGTAGCATTTGTCCTTGGTATGACTAGGTATGCGACAGTGTGTGCACACGGGTAAATTCGGATTTGCTTTGAAGCAACGCTCCAGAGAGTGGCCTGGTACGTTGCAGTGTGTGCAAAAAAGACGATCTCTGCGATTGGTGCTGCGAGGATCGGGTCCCTTAGCCATCATGGCTAGTGGTGAAGGTACTGAATGGAGTTGGCGTCGTCGTTCCTCTTGTTGAACGAGAGAGAGAACTCGGTTGAGAGCTGGGAGTGGTTCATGGAGTAAGATTTGCACACGGACTGAGTCATAAGAATCATCAAGTCCAACAAGAAATTGCATCACCTTGTTGCGATGGTTGTATCCCAGCATGGTTGTGATAGCTCCACAGTTGCAGGTAGGCATAGGCTCGTAAATCTCTAGTTCATCCCAAAAAACTTTGAGTTTGTTGTAATATTGACTGACAGAATCATTTGCCTGTGTTGATGATGAAATTGATTTGGTAATTTGGAAGGTTCGAGGAGCATTTTGGATAGAGAATCGCTCTCGAAGATCACACCAAACACTCTCTGCAGTGTCTGCATGCGCAATGCTCGAGCGATGTTCTGAGCTAACCGAGTGCTGAATCCATGCTATGAGCATGTCATTGCAGCACTCCCATGGTGCGAAGAGAGGATCAGAAATAAGTGTGGGCTTGGTGATTGTACCATCAATGAATCCAAGCTTATTTTTGATGTTGAGAGCTCGACGCATCGTTCTTGCCCAGGTGACATAGTTCTCGGTGGTAAGTAAGTCAGGAACCAAAGGAGATGATGCTCCTTCTCCCGGTTGAATGTAATAAGGGCTAGCGGGATGATGAGGGTTGTTCTCATTTTTGGAGTGCTTGGATGATTCAGTGTTTTCTGTCATTGCTTTGGTACCATATTAAGAATGATACAATCACAAAGTAAGGGAAGTAGTTGCTGCCTTGAGCTAGTGCAGAGCACAGCAACGTAGCAGAATGCAGAGAGCAAGAATTGGACGTGAAGAATTCTTCTGTTTTCTCTTATTCGCTTTTTGGTTGTTATGTACAGTTACTATTTATAGTATAAGTGACCGAAATAACAGAATAACAATAATGAATGATTCTGTACAGCTCATCACATGCAAATATTCTTCTTGTTACGTCTAGTCTGGTGGCCTTTCAAGAGCACGAGAATTTGCTTCCTTTAACTTTAACATAccgcttattatattttagatttctcGTATTTGCTAGTGTTTCTTTAGTGGGGTTGGGGTACATGATCATGTCTGAGCTTCATGCACATGTATGATGGGTCCCTCGTAGGTCGTACGTTAAATTCTTTTGGTGGACGATTATATACATGGTAATTAGTAATTTCGTGGAGTGCTGTATAAAACTTCCTTGATTGAGTTATGTCTTTTGTGATTCTTTATCGTATATCACGAAGGCGTAGGGTGTTTAAAGAGGAATAATgctagataaaaatttaatttaaaatcatatatatacaagctCGATACAAACGGGCCTATTAAAAAATCTAGAGTATGATatccatcataaaaaaaatgagtttattttacatggatctctattttttcaaagagatttaTGACCTtagaaaacgaaaaaaaaaacacatatttatagcatcaaattatattttactacaGTACTACTGGACTGAGTAATAATAATCATTAtactttttcataatatttatattaatattaatgtaataCAACAAGTATTAATGCATGCAGACGCTCACACTGactttcaagttttcaacccAAGGGCGCCGGTGTAGAtcatacgtacatatatatatatatatatatatatatatatatatatattttgcataaatttacGCAAGTCGCGCGATGATCCTTTCATAAACGCATGcaaattattaacatatataaagcAACATGACCTACTTAATTTGCGGAAGCTGACTGCTAGGTTTTCACAATTATTATTTAAGTACTGTTCTTAACATCAGTAATACTCATGTAGATTGATTGcatccataaatattataagatagaggtgcatgcatgcatgcatgacttactaattattattaacGTTAGCCGGTTTGGAAGACAGGAGCCATTTGGTGAAGTTTGGTAGGGTAGCATCATCAGCTCTGTAGTGTTTTTGAGTGAATTGGAGTAACTCCGACCATGTGAAATCAGGGTATGTTCTTGGCGCATCACCAGTACATGAAGATACAAGATACTCAGGAGGTCTCACCACCTTGTCTTCTCTTGGGTTCATAAAGAAGGTCAACGACCTCCTCTCCTTGTCCCTGTTCACCAATGCCCTATGGAGACAACTTTTGTATTTCCCATTCGATAGTGCCTATATATCATGCATACCATGCAAAAGagatatcaaattaaataattataatattgcaATTAACTTATTTTGCGCATATATGTAAGAGGCCGCCAAGTTTATGTGCATATGCACCTCCAAATGAGAAGTACTATTTAGGCCTGTGCATATGACCCAGAAATCCGATTGACCCGACCTGACCCGATCTAGCATTTGACAGGCTACTAATAATGGGTTCACCAATCCGATAAAAACAACGGGTTTGAGTTTTGGGTACAAACAAGGTCTCTGCTGATGAAGAAgaaacaacaatattttttaattttttttaagacgaGGTTGGGTCATACGGGTTCGACCTAATATTGTCTTGATGGGTCGGTTCGGATCGGGTCAGGCACAAATCTAGTATTTTCTactcgggttgcaggcctagtattattcattactcttttaactattatttttttatgacattaaataattgacatatataacataattaaattataaattataaatagtttttcAGCTATTTAATGACAAATCATGAAGTGATGATAGTgttggaaaaatattgaagatataaaatataattgcaTATGttttgtaaactagagaataaaattaaataacaagAACAATTTAGAAAGAGAGTACCCAGTGTTGAGACTTGTTATGATGggcattttctttcaaataaattttgcCGCCTCCAAGTCTTAATATATTGCAGTAGGCTTCTTGGCAATCTATTCCCAAGATACAACAATGTCGATTCCCATTAATCTTATTTTCGGTCACATGAAAGGAGATATTTGAACttgatataaaatagccaaagtctaaaaaaagacacaaaatgaaagaaaaagtgtTTCTACGAATTTCTAGAGGATTTAGAGTATTTAGAATTGTGGATGAGGTTTcctatttgaaaaattattctcatcagttactattcactaacCTACACCTCGcaccctatgaaaaataccCTCATGTACactccatgaaaaaaaaaaagttataagtgtGGGATATGAAAGAGAATAGTGACTGATACATAGAATTATTCCTCCTACTTATAGGCAATGAAATGACATTCATGAAAAGTCACAACTCTTTACTTGACATAGTCGCATGGTTTACTTAATAGTAAACTATTTTAATCATGCTAATCCTAAAACCGCCATATGGTTAGAAAGATTATAATGTGTTCAAGATTACCAAGGTACAGTAGATCACTTATAATATCTAGGTTCATCTACATTTTCCACAATGGCGGACCATGTTaaatgcccccccccccccacctcaaacccccttttttttaaaaaaaaaaaaaacgaaattcAAAACATCCCATAAATTTTCTTCGCTACACAGTATAGAAAAGTGCCCTCCCAAAAAATCTATAATCTCCATATATTCTctaaaatttctatatacataGAAATGGCTGATCTTCAACTATTTCTCCTATAGTCTCaagattttgtataatttctatatattatctattttctacGATGTGGCCCCttcaaaattaaactaaaaccaagtgaataagaaataataaacttattaatttgtatccccagttttttattatacaagATTATGCTTCTTAATATAGAATCTAAAGtgaaataaatacaagaaaatcacaTAAGTTTgatgatctatataaaaaatagttgagaagGTTTATCCCCTAGACTTCATTGAACAAGAAAAAATTTGTTTAAGACCTCAACTGTAGcattatatgcttaatgtgCACCAAATATCTAAGTTTTACATTAAACTTGATAAACTAGCTGCGTACATGCTAGCTAGaatgaaactatatatatggaCTGCCAAAAGATAACTTGATAGTTTTTATGAAgaacaatattcaaaatattttattaaaaataaataaataaatattactccatgaaatattatagtaaaaaaTCTTAAGGAGAAGTTTATAAGTTgtgtttttgaatttatttccaCATGTGTATATACATAGCAAAATATAAttgagatataatttttatatataattatgtttttataaattttcatgaaattaaaattaaaattaatttgtctattttattttatatatatgtatcctACATTAGACAAGTCGGCCCCACCCTAAAAGATTTCTGGTTACGGCGCCACTGATCATCTTGTGTCTCCCACTAATAAAATATGCTTGTATTATTtaaactacgtacgtacatgcatgcatgcatctgtgTAAGTAATATCAATACCCACGTGGGGATGTATATCTAAATATACACGTGTATATTGTGCCAATCAGACGAAAGTGCGGGAGGAAATGCATGGAGTAGatcttttcattaattttctgtGGGTCATGATCAGCTTTGCTTTATTTTCTGTACACATGCAGGTGATCAGCTGTACGTTTTTCTGTCCatattaataagagaaattaacGGAATAGCACATTGATGATTGATCTTAGTACGTGGAATATGGCAAGTGGCCGGTGGCGTGATTGGTGACGGTGGGGAAAAGCAGCAGCACTTGAGAATAAATGGTGCCGTTGATATTGgtagaagaaaaaaactaagaaaacaGCTAGTAATTTTTCTTAACATTTCATTTCTAGATCGAAGCCGACGTaaatatatacgtacgtaccatGAAAGTATCACCGATGTTAACGACAAATGCACCTTGACGAGGTCGAACGGTCCGCCATTTGTTGTCGGAAAATACTTCGAGACCTCCAACTTGGTCCTGGTGAAGAATAGTTAAGGATGTCGGATCGCAATGGGGTCCCGTCCCTAAGACATATTCTGGTTCTTTGCATGGCGGGTAGTAGTTGCATCTCATTATGGAGGAACCATCTTGGAAAAAGTGTTTGTAATGCTGCTGATCATGAATCCCCAAGCTGATTGCCATTAGCTCCATGATTGCAAGTGCTACTTCCTTCATTGCTTCACAATACTTTTGGTATACCAATCTACAAAAGAAGCAAAGTagggaatatatataatttatttgcaaaTCGGTATGGAAGACACGTTCTATATCTTTCTAGCATGACAGTATTtgatttgtataatatatactttCGTCTTAGTAATGTGGAGGCAACATTCTGATTTACACCGAGTTGATatgagaatgatgaataaatcatGTGTACGTACCCTGTCTCCTCGAAATCCATCCCTAGAGTTGATTTGAAGAAGTCTAACACGACGGGGTGCGAGTCATCAGGCTCATAGAAGCGAAAGGATAATGTCTCCTTCCATGGCAATTTGGATGAAAAACGATCAGCATGAGCACCAGAGTAGCCCCAATTAGTACCAGGCATTCTCTTAGCCCTAAGTTTCATGCTAACCGGGAGCTTAAAGAAACGATCCAAATGATCATATGCCATTCGGATGAGACGAGGATCGACACCATGGCCGGTAATTTGGAAGAAACCATGCTTCAAGCAGGATTCCCTAATGAGCATTGCAGCATCCTGAGTTGCCACCAAATCACCCTTGAGGAAACCTGAAAGATCCACAACTGGCTCTCTAAGCTCTTCAATGGCTTTCACTAAATCCTCTTTCGGCCAAATGAAACACATGGGCACAGAGGATTCTTTCTGCAGCACAAACTGTGATTGTAAAAGAGAATTCCCTGCACCATAATCTTTCTGGCCTTCTCCAGTTTCTGAAAGAGAGGAAACATGAAGTGTAGAGACATTTGAATCCATTCGGCAAGATATATAGAAACGTGCATACAAAAAGGGCGCAGCTTGTGTTTGTGTATGCCTAATGCCACTGTGCCACATGCATTTATATAGCTACTAGCTAGGATTCAGTGAGCCGAAGAAATGCATGAACCCGGACTTTGGCGAAGATGGAAAGGTTATTACTACAATATCTACACTAATTTTAAGCCTGCATGGTGATAGTGTTAACAGAACAGAATTTTTGGAACAAGTTCAACTCCTCAAATCGTATCAACCTTACTCAAGAAAATATACATTCGAATAAATTCAAGCTGGTTAATCCAACTCAACAGCTCTAGAAGCTTCAATATTCTGCTTTCTGTTATAACAAACTTTTCTTAAGATTACTTCTTTGCCCTCTGGACAGTCATGGACTGGTGCCTATATAAAGTGATGTAAGACTCATGAACATATATATCGAAATATACATTTTACAGAAGAATGTTTCCTTTTACTTTTAGTCTTTTATCAAATCGCAATAATACAAAGGCGGTCAAGCCAAAACCTATCAGTATCTGAATAGGACGACGTTACTTTATATAGACTTAACTTTAGAGGgttataatcattacaatatcTATGAATTTCTCACTCAATAATCAATCCGATCTTCTTTCTCCACTCATGAATTCATGATAATTAAATGTCATAAATTTTTTGAGTTCCACATAGATCTTCCGTATCCACCACATGAGATTTCATGATCATTAATTTCCCATAAATTGAGTGCCTGCTCATGATTTTCGTCATTTTTTCGCTGAAAACTGCTTTTACTGATTTCAGCTGGCTGTACTTCCGGGTACGAATTTATATGTATCATTATTGAGACAACTAATTAATTTGGGTATTATGCATTCACTACCAAAAAAAACGATcttttgtgaataatttatcacaattaaaaaattttttgtaattaattttaattataaatagtcattttgttgaaattaattgatcgtaaattagtaatttttttgtaatgagtCCTCAaataccattatatatatatataatatatatgtgtgtgtgtatgtgtgagaTCTTTTGCAACGTGAAATACGTACGTACAATTGTTGGAGTTGTAGGCCTCGAGCTGGAGGCGCGGAGTTTTGGGccacatatataatatcaaatcaagagatttagttttcataattattaaatctaagagatttgattttcacattatgtgaatattaattactttattacatctctaattttgtttgtaaatataaaggaattatgttttgttttcaaCTACATATACTTGAAAATCGTAAAAATGTAGCACTTAAAATCTCTCTGATCTCCATCGCGCGTATAATATCATTTGTAATTTCTGGTTATCAccctcaaaattcaaatatcgcatgcattattttaatcattttccaaattatcaattttgataATCACATGATATTCACAATTGAAATATGTCAAAAATTATAAGGTacacatttttcatttaaaaagttCAAATTACCCCTAAGTACGTACTTATATATCGTCTACCAGACAATGTAACTTCcctattaaagaaaaaatgaatacatacagaaaagatggaaaaaagtGACAAAAAAAGGTCAGCATGTCCCAGGATATATGTTCTTTCCAACCTTTTTTCAGCTAGCTATTCCTGCATATATATCACGTAGATTAAAAGCTTTGAAACTGATTAAATGCTTGTCCAATCCCCTTAATATATGCCCGGCCATAGTTTTAGAATGatctaacaataatttattcaaattttaaattttatttcatttcatttcattttttttcaacttattatCAAAATCTctccttaaaaaaatgtttaagatgaatagaaaatacatgaaaaaaataaaaacacttgTCGAGAGAATTTCCTCGAGATTGAACAAGCATTAAATCAGTTTCAAAGCTTTTAATCTACGTGATCTGCAGGAATAGCTGAAAAAAGGTTGGAAAGGACGTATATCCTGGGCCATGCTAACCTTTTTTGTCacttttttccatattttctgtatgtattcattttttctttgataGGGACGTTACATTGTCTGGTAGACAATGTATAAGATACTTAGagcatttttattgaatttatcaaagtTAAAAGgataattttaatgaatataaaaaaaatttaatttttgactattttatttatataaatctctatattgaaatagctatttttttattatataataataaaataataaaagatgaatttgattttagttattcacatcaaatctctatattatattatacatttattaattatatggtaatgaaaaactaataattccaaaaatattcaatttttttaattattaatttttttaattttatcatat
Coding sequences within it:
- the LOC109008207 gene encoding gibberellin 20 oxidase 2-like, producing the protein MGLDARVSPRSAAVGHSYATAPPAAADDPSSSSFPPAEAPAPAFSLHGSVETGEGQKDYGAGNSLLQSQFVLQKESSVPMCFIWPKEDLVKAIEELREPVVDLSGFLKGDLVATQDAAMLIRESCLKHGFFQITGHGVDPRLIRMAYDHLDRFFKLPVSMKLRAKRMPGTNWGYSGAHADRFSSKLPWKETLSFRFYEPDDSHPVVLDFFKSTLGMDFEETGLVYQKYCEAMKEVALAIMELMAISLGIHDQQHYKHFFQDGSSIMRCNYYPPCKEPEYVLGTGPHCDPTSLTILHQDQVGGLEVFSDNKWRTVRPRQGAFVVNIGDTFMALSNGKYKSCLHRALVNRDKERRSLTFFMNPREDKVVRPPEYLVSSCTGDAPRTYPDFTWSELLQFTQKHYRADDATLPNFTKWLLSSKPANVNNN